A stretch of the Marivirga tractuosa DSM 4126 genome encodes the following:
- a CDS encoding sensor histidine kinase: MRFLYLLIVQFLTYPIFAQNQLGNTDFNNLNVSDGLSQNIVESIYQGENGFLWIGTQDGLNRFDGQDFLSFQYKIDDSTSLSNNYVKDIVEDNNGHLWIGTYGGGLNKFDKNSKFQHFLHDSEIPSSISNNVVYTIYQQSDSVYWLGTKSGLNKFNLNTEKFSNQFTHPENFPSLNNPVVYCISQAHRNDEIWVGTREGLHKVNTKTFQVELFRKGEKGLIDDDIRDLYFDKNGVLWVATKLGGLFYKTPNENYFKQVDLKFIDQNEIYARKIHPNDKGGVWLGTFGAGLFYIDHNFKTKHHFEEEKYNPNALPSGNIVEIYQDKSMNYWLGTHGGGISSFNLNQKKFALYQPGKNDPYSISDDAVNYIFEDSRGDIYVANDEGVDIVVENEEQLRFKQVLSSYSGYPDDRGWLLFEDSDHILWVGLWNFGLSKYNRDTGELKSYTNIKGDSTSITTNFIESIAEAPDGKLWIGLLGDGGLVVFDKEKELFKRYLHDVNDFSSLANNRVHKIFIDSKNRIWLGTDFGLDLYQPENDNFKHFRYNKGDSNSINYNVIRTIIEDDNNNIWIGTGGGGLAKMIETKDDQIYFKSYTEDDGLVNNNIAGITVDLNGNLWVSTYKGISFFDPDKEQFKNYDRSDGLQGEEFVRRSIATVKDGRIFAGGYNGLNVFKPQDLKESNYEPFINIVSVNVTSESGEKNITDFSVDSILLDHNDYLLSFEVASTDLSNSDKIEYAYKLDGFNKDWINNKNRRHFTFTNLPPGEYNLKIKGTNSDGVWSSNIKELYINVDPPFWATPWFRVLFVVLFIVLVLAYIQLRIRYLKKSRRKLQAKVEERTSELEITNKHLLKNQSLVVDQKEEIAHKNAIIQKQNDELKLTNLQLEEMVDERTRELRETNNDLKIAKHEFDTFFYRAAHDLKGPVSTILGLCYLAMKETDEEASQFYFSKVNETAERMNNILFNLQKINKLKQQKVEIQNYNIRSLIIDAAKENIPDNEDWQQFINIELKAADEDILTDFVHLKVVFSNLINNAIKFSKHTEKPNVVIEFSKSKKNNNYQIIFEDFGLGINPELRDKVFNMFFVATEHKRGIGLGLYSVKMAVSKLGGQIHLEENKPASFRIEFPIPYGKEVMVNQ; this comes from the coding sequence ATGCGATTTTTATATCTGTTAATAGTACAATTTCTAACCTATCCTATCTTTGCACAAAATCAGTTAGGTAATACTGATTTTAACAATTTGAATGTCAGTGATGGCCTTTCTCAAAATATAGTAGAGTCTATTTATCAAGGCGAAAATGGGTTTCTCTGGATTGGAACTCAAGATGGTCTTAATAGATTTGACGGGCAAGATTTCCTTTCCTTTCAGTATAAAATAGATGATTCTACCAGCCTAAGTAATAATTACGTGAAGGATATTGTGGAAGACAATAATGGTCATTTATGGATAGGCACTTATGGCGGAGGACTAAATAAATTTGATAAAAATTCGAAATTCCAACATTTTCTTCATGATAGTGAGATTCCAAGTTCTATTAGTAATAATGTTGTGTATACAATTTATCAACAATCAGATTCTGTATATTGGTTAGGTACTAAAAGTGGATTAAATAAGTTTAATTTAAATACAGAGAAGTTTTCAAATCAATTTACACATCCTGAGAATTTTCCATCATTAAATAATCCAGTGGTTTACTGCATTTCACAAGCTCATCGAAATGATGAGATATGGGTCGGAACAAGAGAAGGATTACATAAGGTAAATACTAAAACATTTCAAGTAGAACTATTTCGAAAGGGAGAAAAAGGTCTAATCGATGACGATATAAGAGATTTGTATTTTGATAAAAACGGAGTTCTTTGGGTAGCTACTAAATTAGGAGGTTTATTCTATAAAACGCCTAATGAGAATTATTTCAAACAAGTTGATTTAAAATTCATAGATCAAAATGAAATCTATGCACGCAAAATTCACCCCAATGATAAAGGAGGTGTGTGGCTTGGTACTTTTGGTGCCGGATTATTCTACATAGACCATAACTTTAAAACAAAGCATCATTTTGAAGAAGAAAAATATAATCCAAATGCTTTGCCTTCAGGTAATATTGTCGAAATCTATCAAGATAAGTCTATGAATTATTGGTTGGGAACTCATGGTGGAGGTATTTCTTCTTTTAATTTAAATCAGAAGAAATTTGCGCTTTATCAACCAGGAAAAAATGATCCATACAGTATCTCTGATGACGCTGTAAATTACATCTTTGAAGATAGTAGGGGGGATATTTATGTAGCAAATGACGAAGGTGTTGATATTGTTGTAGAAAATGAAGAGCAACTTCGATTTAAACAGGTTTTAAGTAGTTATTCGGGTTATCCTGACGATAGAGGTTGGCTTTTATTTGAAGATTCGGATCATATCTTATGGGTTGGATTATGGAATTTCGGATTGTCAAAGTATAATAGAGATACAGGTGAATTAAAATCATATACAAACATAAAGGGTGATTCTACCTCCATTACTACCAATTTTATTGAAAGTATTGCGGAAGCTCCAGATGGTAAATTATGGATTGGTTTACTTGGAGATGGGGGATTGGTTGTTTTTGATAAAGAAAAGGAACTTTTCAAGCGGTATCTGCATGATGTAAACGATTTTAGCTCCCTTGCCAACAATAGAGTGCATAAAATATTTATTGATAGTAAAAATAGAATATGGCTAGGAACTGATTTTGGTTTAGATCTATATCAACCCGAAAATGATAATTTCAAACATTTCAGATACAATAAGGGGGATTCTAATAGTATAAATTATAATGTTATTAGAACGATAATTGAAGATGATAACAATAACATTTGGATAGGAACTGGCGGTGGAGGATTGGCAAAAATGATCGAAACAAAAGATGATCAGATATATTTTAAATCCTATACAGAAGATGACGGTTTGGTTAATAACAATATTGCAGGTATAACAGTGGACTTAAACGGAAATCTTTGGGTGTCTACATATAAAGGAATATCATTTTTTGATCCCGATAAAGAGCAATTTAAAAATTACGATCGTTCAGATGGTCTTCAAGGTGAAGAATTCGTAAGAAGGTCTATTGCAACTGTTAAGGATGGGAGAATATTTGCAGGAGGCTACAATGGATTAAACGTCTTTAAGCCGCAAGATTTAAAGGAGAGTAATTATGAGCCCTTTATTAATATAGTTTCAGTTAATGTGACTAGTGAAAGTGGTGAAAAAAATATTACTGATTTCTCTGTTGATTCGATTTTACTAGACCATAATGATTATTTATTATCATTTGAAGTAGCTTCTACAGATTTAAGTAACTCTGATAAAATTGAATATGCCTATAAACTGGATGGCTTTAATAAAGATTGGATTAATAATAAAAATAGAAGACATTTTACTTTCACTAATTTACCTCCAGGTGAATATAATTTAAAGATAAAGGGAACAAACTCTGATGGGGTATGGTCTAGCAATATTAAAGAGCTATATATAAATGTAGATCCGCCTTTTTGGGCAACGCCATGGTTTAGAGTCCTTTTTGTAGTGCTGTTTATTGTTTTGGTTCTTGCCTACATTCAGTTGAGGATAAGATATTTGAAGAAATCTAGAAGGAAACTACAAGCTAAAGTTGAGGAACGTACTTCAGAATTAGAAATCACTAATAAACATCTACTTAAAAATCAGTCTTTAGTGGTAGATCAGAAAGAAGAAATTGCTCACAAAAATGCTATTATACAAAAGCAAAATGATGAACTAAAACTAACTAATCTTCAGCTTGAAGAAATGGTTGATGAAAGAACGCGAGAGCTAAGGGAGACAAATAATGATTTGAAAATTGCCAAACACGAATTTGATACATTTTTCTATCGTGCAGCGCACGATTTGAAGGGACCAGTATCCACGATTTTGGGACTGTGTTATTTGGCGATGAAAGAGACTGATGAAGAGGCTTCACAGTTTTACTTTTCCAAGGTAAATGAGACAGCGGAAAGGATGAATAATATTTTGTTTAATCTTCAAAAGATCAATAAGCTAAAGCAACAAAAAGTTGAAATTCAAAATTACAATATCAGAAGTTTGATAATTGATGCTGCTAAGGAGAATATACCTGATAATGAAGACTGGCAGCAGTTTATTAATATAGAATTGAAAGCTGCAGATGAAGATATCTTGACTGATTTCGTACACTTAAAAGTGGTGTTTTCAAATTTAATAAATAATGCAATAAAATTCTCTAAACATACCGAAAAGCCCAATGTAGTAATCGAATTCAGTAAAAGTAAAAAGAACAATAATTATCAGATTATTTTTGAGGATTTTGGTTTAGGTATAAATCCTGAACTAAGAGATAAAGTTTTTAATATGTTTTTTGTGGCTACAGAACATAAAAGAGGTATTGGTTTAGGTCTATATAGCGTAAAAATGGCAGTTTCAAAGTTAGGAGGACAGATCCACTTGGAAGAGAATAAACCAGCCTCATTTAGAATTGAATTCCCTATTCCTTATGGAAAGGAAGTGATGGTTAACCAATAA
- a CDS encoding THUMP domain-containing class I SAM-dependent RNA methyltransferase: MEKSKIVLPCPPYIAPVLRQEIENLGYKVTHEGPLDVALEGTKEDCMHLNLHLRTANKVLFLIKSFRADNPDKLYQQLYQVKWEDYLNENSYLCITSYVNNEKILNTQFANVRAKDAIVDRLKDKTGTRPDSGPLRDQMVVFLHWMEDQASIYLDTSGETISKHGYRKIPGKAPMNESLAAATILSSNWKTDQVFINPMCGSGTLAIEAACIAANKAPGLNRDKFGFHYLKGFDLTAWEKLKAEAIQKEKAIECKIIAGDNSRMAIQAAKQNAEEAGVADAITFEKKDFRDSTIPEGEGVVFLNPEYGERLGEEQELGNVYAQIGDFFKRDCKGKTGYIFTGNMNLAKKIGLRTKRRIPFMNAKIECRLLEYELYAGTKKDKG, translated from the coding sequence ATGGAAAAAAGTAAAATCGTTCTCCCCTGCCCCCCTTACATCGCCCCTGTATTAAGACAGGAAATTGAAAACCTTGGATACAAAGTGACTCACGAAGGTCCTTTGGATGTTGCTTTGGAAGGGACAAAAGAAGATTGCATGCATTTAAATCTTCATTTACGCACTGCTAACAAAGTTCTATTCCTCATAAAATCATTCAGAGCTGATAATCCTGATAAATTATACCAACAGCTTTATCAAGTCAAATGGGAAGATTACCTAAATGAAAACAGTTACCTATGCATTACTTCTTATGTAAACAATGAGAAGATTTTAAATACACAATTTGCCAACGTAAGAGCTAAAGATGCAATAGTAGATCGCTTAAAAGACAAAACTGGAACAAGACCAGATTCTGGCCCTTTAAGAGACCAAATGGTGGTCTTTTTGCACTGGATGGAAGACCAAGCATCCATCTATCTAGATACTTCTGGGGAGACTATTTCCAAGCATGGCTACAGAAAAATCCCGGGAAAAGCACCAATGAACGAATCATTAGCAGCTGCTACTATTTTATCTTCAAACTGGAAAACTGATCAAGTATTTATCAACCCAATGTGCGGATCAGGAACTTTAGCCATTGAAGCGGCCTGTATTGCAGCAAATAAAGCGCCAGGGCTTAATAGAGATAAATTCGGTTTCCACTACCTCAAAGGATTTGACTTGACGGCTTGGGAGAAATTGAAAGCAGAGGCCATTCAAAAAGAAAAAGCCATTGAATGTAAAATTATTGCTGGAGACAACAGCAGAATGGCAATCCAAGCAGCCAAACAAAACGCAGAAGAAGCAGGTGTTGCCGATGCTATAACATTTGAGAAAAAAGACTTCAGAGACAGCACAATCCCTGAAGGAGAAGGCGTGGTTTTTCTAAACCCTGAATACGGAGAAAGATTAGGTGAAGAACAGGAATTAGGAAATGTGTATGCTCAAATAGGTGATTTTTTCAAAAGGGATTGTAAGGGAAAAACGGGTTATATTTTTACAGGAAATATGAATCTCGCTAAGAAAATTGGCTTAAGGACTAAAAGGAGAATACCCTTCATGAATGCAAAAATTGAATGTAGGCTTTTGGAATATGAGCTATATGCCGGAACCAAAAAAGATAAAGGCTAA
- a CDS encoding DUF4494 domain-containing protein: MKQWFLCKVKYQKEDENGRLKSVTEPYLVDAVSFTEAETRIYEEMGERVRGEFMITGISKSKIVDVFHYEDADIWHKCKVVYYVAEESGKEKKITNQMIVTAKNVKEAYDRIYLSLNNMLVSFQVPEVIESSILEVFNYSGNISPDSSELQEEVSEAVNPTEEVSEEEND, encoded by the coding sequence ATGAAGCAGTGGTTTTTGTGCAAAGTTAAATACCAAAAAGAAGATGAAAACGGAAGGTTGAAATCCGTTACAGAGCCTTATTTGGTTGATGCCGTTTCTTTTACGGAAGCGGAAACACGCATTTATGAAGAAATGGGTGAACGCGTTAGAGGGGAATTTATGATTACAGGGATCAGCAAAAGTAAAATAGTGGATGTTTTCCATTATGAAGATGCTGACATCTGGCATAAATGTAAGGTGGTGTATTATGTAGCCGAAGAAAGCGGTAAAGAAAAGAAAATCACCAATCAAATGATAGTGACTGCTAAAAACGTAAAGGAAGCCTATGATAGAATTTATCTTAGCTTGAATAATATGCTGGTTTCCTTTCAGGTACCGGAAGTAATTGAAAGTTCAATACTTGAAGTGTTTAATTACTCAGGAAATATATCGCCAGATTCTTCGGAATTGCAAGAGGAAGTCTCTGAAGCAGTGAATCCAACAGAAGAAGTTTCTGAAGAAGAAAATGATTAA
- a CDS encoding DUF547 domain-containing protein, with protein sequence MKNLRLTIVIILLSSLSLMAYKQEIKKFNQEADIFLKKYVQDGKVDYKRLKDNFQEVDKLYQSLASVNIDELSDKEIKALYINAYNIIVIRQITEYYPLKSALDKNGFFDKVKHNVGGEMLTLDQIEKGKVIIPFRDPRVHFAFSCAAIGCPELADFAFTADKLDTQLDERTSNAINNPDFIKVKSAENLVELSMIFKWYEKDFKMKADDVMTYINQYRENKIPSGYNIDHYAYDWSLNIQ encoded by the coding sequence ATGAAAAACTTAAGATTAACCATCGTAATTATTTTACTATCTAGTCTAAGCTTGATGGCTTACAAACAAGAGATTAAAAAGTTCAACCAAGAAGCTGACATATTCTTAAAGAAATATGTTCAAGATGGAAAAGTCGACTATAAAAGACTGAAAGATAATTTTCAAGAAGTTGACAAGCTTTATCAATCTTTAGCTTCAGTTAACATTGACGAATTAAGCGACAAGGAAATAAAAGCTTTATATATCAATGCTTACAATATTATTGTAATCAGACAAATAACAGAGTACTACCCACTTAAATCAGCTTTAGATAAAAATGGGTTTTTTGACAAAGTGAAGCATAATGTTGGAGGCGAAATGCTCACCTTAGATCAAATCGAGAAGGGAAAAGTGATCATACCTTTCAGAGATCCTCGAGTACATTTTGCATTTTCTTGCGCTGCAATTGGCTGTCCCGAGTTGGCAGATTTTGCATTTACCGCAGATAAATTAGATACTCAGCTTGACGAAAGAACAAGTAATGCCATCAACAATCCTGATTTTATTAAAGTCAAATCAGCTGAAAATCTAGTAGAATTATCAATGATTTTTAAGTGGTATGAAAAGGATTTTAAGATGAAAGCAGATGACGTAATGACTTATATTAACCAATACAGAGAAAACAAAATCCCATCAGGATACAATATAGACCACTATGCTTACGATTGGAGCTTAAATATTCAATAA
- a CDS encoding NAD(P)/FAD-dependent oxidoreductase, with protein MRNIVIIGNGISGVTTARHIRKHSEDNITIISAETEHFFSRTALMYIYMGHMKYESTKPYEDFFWEKNRINLVYDFVDRIDFKNKELSLKASQNINYDVLVLAVGSKSNKFGWPGQDLEAVQGLYSYQDLEGMEKYSPTTQHAVIVGGGLIGIEMGEMFHTRDIDVTFVVRESSFWNNVLPPEESEMINRHIRKHGFNLMLESEITEIMDDGNGRAKGVKLKEGGKLDAQFVGLTVGVSPNIDFLKNTELETSRGIMVNEYFETNQSDVYAIGDCAEFHEAPAEDRRPIEQVWYTGRMHGETLAQTICGTKTAYKPGVWFNSAKFLDIEYQTYGQVSNQPDEETEEHFYWEHENGEKSIRLVFHRNDKTLKGVNLMGVRYRHEVCDKMIRDKWPMKKVFQNLKEANFDPEFFKRYEDELVGMYNERYPNDEVKVGRKKVLGIF; from the coding sequence ATGAGGAATATCGTCATCATTGGAAATGGCATTTCAGGAGTAACTACCGCAAGGCATATCCGCAAACATAGCGAAGATAATATCACGATTATATCAGCTGAAACCGAACATTTCTTTTCTCGGACGGCACTTATGTATATCTATATGGGCCATATGAAATATGAAAGTACCAAGCCCTACGAAGATTTCTTTTGGGAGAAAAATAGAATTAATTTGGTCTATGATTTTGTTGATCGAATTGATTTTAAAAACAAGGAGTTAAGCCTGAAAGCATCTCAAAATATCAATTATGATGTCTTGGTTTTAGCTGTTGGTTCAAAATCCAATAAGTTTGGTTGGCCAGGCCAAGATTTAGAAGCAGTACAAGGACTCTACAGTTATCAAGATTTAGAAGGGATGGAAAAGTACTCCCCAACCACTCAGCATGCTGTTATTGTGGGAGGTGGATTGATTGGAATTGAAATGGGCGAAATGTTTCATACACGTGATATTGATGTCACATTTGTAGTTCGTGAAAGTAGCTTTTGGAATAATGTATTGCCTCCCGAAGAATCAGAAATGATCAATCGACACATCCGAAAGCATGGATTTAATTTGATGTTAGAATCTGAAATTACTGAAATAATGGATGACGGTAATGGTAGGGCAAAAGGAGTGAAATTGAAGGAAGGTGGAAAATTGGATGCACAGTTTGTTGGGCTAACCGTGGGGGTTTCTCCAAATATTGACTTCTTGAAAAATACGGAATTGGAAACCAGTAGAGGCATAATGGTTAACGAATATTTTGAGACTAATCAGTCTGATGTATATGCAATTGGCGACTGTGCAGAATTTCATGAAGCTCCGGCAGAAGATAGAAGACCCATTGAGCAAGTCTGGTATACAGGGAGAATGCATGGAGAAACACTTGCTCAAACCATTTGTGGTACTAAGACAGCTTATAAACCAGGTGTTTGGTTTAATTCAGCTAAGTTTTTGGATATCGAATATCAAACTTATGGACAGGTGTCTAATCAACCTGATGAAGAAACAGAAGAGCATTTCTACTGGGAACATGAAAATGGGGAAAAGTCGATAAGATTAGTGTTTCACAGAAATGATAAGACGTTAAAAGGCGTAAACTTGATGGGAGTGAGATATCGCCATGAAGTTTGTGACAAAATGATTCGGGACAAATGGCCAATGAAAAAAGTGTTTCAAAATTTAAAGGAAGCTAATTTTGATCCTGAATTTTTTAAGAGATATGAAGATGAGTTGGTGGGGATGTATAATGAAAGATATCCGAATGACGAGGTAAAAGTAGGTAGAAAAAAGGTGTTAGGAATATTTTAA
- a CDS encoding 4Fe-4S binding protein — MKSLKLVHKIGLIVFTIGFITYLSLFFLGQYRLDKSDLKQSVGDQSFSVVDKYAQNIYGIQYDDQFSFVSDFKSILSQANEEIKSKFEISTYVARKIANSTEGNSFQQSAIEKGIGSPEGEVGKWQIKQLTDYTGWMEGREYESSEELAAQLEKVISDVNNSIISQKGFSQDNINNKAFTIAKKSEVGPVAQNPWLWLLLAIGIPIIGAIMYLLPRLKTQHAGIKNDGIFHSALKNRGWIGILLGTFLISFYVFLYWFPEYMTSWIVMVDPLSKMLSGNPASQWFMYGFLYTLAILVMGIRMIIKYRHSPYQMVRTVSVMFFQLAFAFVIPEILVRLNQPYMDLKNMWPLDYSFFFDYRLNEMVEAGTIGLFMLGWGIALFTLGVPIFTYLYGKRWYCSWVCGCGGLAETLGDPYRQLSDKSLGAWKIERWLIHGVLVFAVVMTAAVLYTYFTGSSQLLGMNTYSIRAVYGFGIGSIFSGVIGTGFYPFMGNRVWCRFGCPLAAYLGLVQRFKSRFRITTNGGQCISCGNCSTYCEMGIDVRWYAQRGQNIIRSSCVGCGVCSSVCPRGVLNLENRDEDGRFNQPSLIGNDSFGVQS; from the coding sequence ATGAAAAGCTTAAAATTAGTGCATAAAATAGGGTTGATAGTTTTTACTATTGGTTTTATAACCTATCTCTCTTTGTTTTTCTTGGGACAGTATCGGCTGGACAAAAGCGATCTAAAACAGTCTGTAGGCGATCAGTCTTTTTCCGTAGTTGATAAATATGCCCAGAATATTTATGGAATTCAATATGATGATCAATTTTCCTTTGTCAGTGATTTTAAATCAATTTTAAGTCAAGCCAATGAAGAGATCAAATCAAAATTTGAAATTAGTACTTATGTTGCTAGGAAAATTGCCAATTCAACTGAAGGCAATTCATTTCAGCAATCTGCAATAGAAAAAGGGATAGGTTCTCCCGAGGGAGAAGTGGGCAAATGGCAAATCAAACAATTAACAGATTACACTGGCTGGATGGAAGGCAGGGAATATGAATCTTCCGAAGAATTAGCCGCACAATTGGAAAAAGTTATTTCAGATGTCAATAATTCGATTATTTCGCAGAAAGGCTTTAGTCAGGATAATATTAATAATAAGGCGTTTACTATTGCAAAAAAATCTGAAGTTGGACCTGTAGCACAGAACCCATGGTTATGGTTATTATTAGCTATTGGGATTCCTATTATTGGTGCCATCATGTATTTGCTGCCAAGATTAAAGACACAACATGCTGGAATCAAAAATGATGGCATATTTCACAGCGCCTTAAAAAATAGAGGTTGGATTGGTATTCTTTTAGGTACATTCCTGATCAGCTTTTATGTATTCCTTTACTGGTTTCCAGAATATATGACTTCTTGGATAGTGATGGTAGATCCGCTTAGTAAAATGCTAAGTGGGAATCCTGCAAGTCAATGGTTTATGTATGGGTTCCTTTATACTTTAGCCATTTTGGTCATGGGTATTAGGATGATCATTAAGTATAGACATAGCCCTTATCAAATGGTTCGTACAGTCTCCGTTATGTTCTTCCAATTGGCTTTTGCTTTTGTAATTCCTGAAATTTTGGTTCGGCTCAATCAACCGTATATGGATTTAAAAAATATGTGGCCACTTGATTACAGCTTCTTTTTCGATTATCGATTAAACGAAATGGTTGAAGCAGGTACGATTGGCTTGTTTATGTTGGGTTGGGGAATAGCCTTATTTACATTGGGGGTTCCAATCTTCACCTATTTGTATGGTAAACGATGGTACTGCAGTTGGGTATGTGGTTGTGGAGGATTGGCTGAAACTTTAGGGGATCCTTACAGACAATTATCAGATAAATCTTTAGGAGCATGGAAGATAGAAAGATGGCTAATTCATGGAGTATTGGTTTTTGCAGTAGTCATGACAGCGGCTGTGCTATACACTTACTTTACTGGTAGCTCTCAACTTTTGGGTATGAATACTTACAGTATCCGGGCGGTTTACGGTTTTGGAATTGGATCTATTTTTTCTGGTGTGATAGGTACCGGTTTTTATCCTTTTATGGGTAACAGGGTTTGGTGTCGATTTGGTTGTCCCTTAGCAGCATATTTAGGATTAGTTCAGCGTTTTAAATCCAGGTTTAGAATTACTACAAATGGGGGCCAATGTATCTCTTGTGGGAATTGCTCTACTTATTGTGAAATGGGGATAGATGTCCGTTGGTATGCTCAAAGAGGACAGAATATTATCCGTTCTTCATGTGTGGGATGTGGAGTTTGCTCTTCAGTGTGTCCAAGAGGTGTATTAAACCTTGAGAACAGAGATGAAGATGGAAGATTTAATCAGCCTTCATTAATTGGGAATGATAGTTTTGGAGTTCAGAGTTAA
- a CDS encoding GNAT family N-acetyltransferase, with translation METEIQIIQANRIDDLLALISVFEDVFEMEKFVVPSQTHLQKLLNNEHFLAVVAKSKEKVIAGLTVYVLDQYYSEKPIAHIYDLAVSTSYQRKGIGSKLIAFANEYCKQSGFEEVFVQAEKDDDYAIDFYRSTKPAEELEAVHFSYKFT, from the coding sequence ATGGAAACTGAGATACAAATCATACAAGCCAATCGAATAGATGATTTATTGGCACTTATTTCAGTATTTGAGGATGTTTTTGAAATGGAAAAGTTTGTAGTCCCAAGTCAAACTCATCTACAAAAGCTTTTAAATAATGAACATTTTCTTGCTGTGGTCGCAAAAAGTAAAGAAAAAGTCATTGCTGGATTAACGGTATATGTGCTGGATCAATATTATTCAGAAAAACCCATTGCTCATATTTATGACTTGGCTGTATCAACAAGTTATCAAAGGAAAGGGATAGGTAGTAAATTGATCGCTTTTGCTAACGAATATTGCAAACAAAGTGGATTTGAAGAGGTCTTTGTACAAGCCGAGAAAGATGATGATTATGCAATTGATTTTTATAGGTCAACCAAACCTGCAGAAGAATTAGAGGCAGTGCATTTTAGTTATAAATTTACATAA
- a CDS encoding type II toxin-antitoxin system PemK/MazF family toxin — translation MKQAEIWNVNLNPVKGSEQAGFRPVVILSGNLANEFLRTIIVCPLTTKVKGYKGNPVLEPDIKNGLKEKSEVLVFHIRSISKDRFVNKLGEVFPECMEQMKKTLGDILKY, via the coding sequence ATGAAGCAGGCTGAAATTTGGAATGTGAACTTAAATCCTGTGAAAGGAAGTGAGCAAGCAGGATTTCGGCCTGTTGTCATTTTAAGTGGGAATTTGGCTAATGAATTTTTACGGACAATAATTGTTTGTCCCCTCACGACAAAAGTTAAAGGCTATAAAGGAAATCCGGTTTTAGAACCTGACATTAAAAATGGATTAAAGGAAAAGTCAGAGGTTTTGGTATTTCATATCCGCTCTATCTCAAAAGACCGATTTGTCAATAAACTAGGGGAGGTTTTTCCAGAATGCATGGAACAAATGAAGAAGACTTTAGGAGATATTTTGAAATACTAA
- a CDS encoding formimidoylglutamase, protein MDINHFHFFEELDLNSYQKLREGEIKIGQKISYGADFRNSTAKFILLGIEESLGVKGNLGISGTHTAWDAFLKVFLNIQHTHKLNGDSIHLLGNFNFQQMADNAKSVEDFRDIVPVIDDAVFPLIQEISAAGKIPIVIGGSHANAFPIIKGVSLAKNNAINVMNLDAHADFRALEGRHSGNPFSTAKAEEFMADYSILGLHENYNSQNMLDEMAKHKGIRYYFWEDIYLRKKITFEDALNDFIQLNQNKNCGIELDMDSVEGVLSSAMTPSGFTTTEARYYSYQIGHNLHPSYFHICEAATKLEIGLKNTTSGKLLSYLVSDFIKGVTER, encoded by the coding sequence ATGGATATAAATCACTTTCATTTTTTTGAGGAACTAGATTTAAATAGCTACCAGAAGCTAAGAGAGGGAGAAATTAAAATTGGTCAGAAAATCAGTTATGGTGCTGATTTTAGAAATTCTACAGCAAAATTTATCCTTTTAGGAATAGAAGAATCTTTAGGTGTGAAAGGAAATTTGGGTATAAGTGGTACACACACTGCTTGGGATGCCTTTTTAAAGGTTTTCCTCAATATTCAGCATACCCACAAATTAAATGGAGATAGTATTCACCTTTTGGGAAATTTTAATTTTCAGCAAATGGCTGATAATGCTAAATCTGTTGAAGATTTTAGGGACATAGTTCCTGTTATTGATGATGCAGTTTTTCCCCTTATTCAAGAAATCTCAGCAGCTGGAAAAATTCCAATTGTTATAGGAGGTAGTCATGCAAATGCTTTCCCAATTATTAAAGGGGTTAGCTTAGCAAAGAATAATGCCATAAATGTGATGAATTTAGATGCTCATGCTGATTTTAGAGCCCTAGAAGGACGGCACAGTGGTAATCCATTCAGCACTGCAAAAGCTGAAGAATTTATGGCAGACTACAGCATATTAGGCTTACACGAAAATTATAACAGCCAAAATATGCTGGATGAAATGGCAAAACATAAAGGTATCCGCTATTACTTCTGGGAAGATATTTATTTAAGGAAAAAGATCACTTTTGAAGATGCCCTAAATGATTTCATACAACTCAACCAAAATAAAAACTGCGGAATTGAATTGGACATGGATAGCGTAGAAGGAGTCTTGAGTTCTGCAATGACGCCCTCTGGTTTCACCACCACAGAAGCCAGATATTACTCCTACCAAATTGGTCATAATTTACATCCGTCTTATTTCCATATCTGTGAAGCAGCTACCAAATTGGAAATAGGTTTAAAAAATACTACTAGTGGAAAATTACTATCTTATTTGGTGAGTGATTTTATTAAAGGTGTAACAGAAAGGTAG